One Chryseobacterium sp. StRB126 genomic region harbors:
- a CDS encoding redoxin domain-containing protein: MLQKNDVAPDFTLYATPDQKITLSEFKGRNVILAFYPADWSPVCSDQMALYNETLKFFKKYDAEIFGISVDSKWCHLAFAQSRNLHFPLLADFEAKGETAKKYGVYDEEEGECKRALFVINKDGIIEWSYLSPTAINPGADGILDALETLNTK; this comes from the coding sequence ATGTTACAAAAAAACGATGTTGCCCCTGATTTCACATTGTATGCAACACCCGACCAGAAAATTACACTTTCAGAATTCAAAGGAAGGAATGTCATTCTCGCTTTTTATCCTGCCGACTGGAGTCCGGTTTGCAGCGACCAGATGGCTTTGTACAATGAAACTTTGAAGTTCTTCAAAAAATACGATGCAGAGATCTTCGGAATTTCTGTAGACAGCAAATGGTGTCACCTGGCATTTGCACAATCCAGAAATTTACATTTTCCATTATTAGCAGATTTTGAAGCTAAAGGAGAAACTGCTAAAAAATATGGTGTTTATGATGAGGAAGAAGGTGAATGTAAACGAGCTCTTTTCGTGATTAATAAAGATGGTATTATCGAATGGAGTTATCTGTCTCCAACGGCAATTAATCCAGGAGCAGACGGAATTTTAGACGCTTTAGAAACCCTTAACACAAAATAA